The following are encoded together in the Deinococcus ruber genome:
- a CDS encoding HupE/UreJ family protein, with product MRAQVPLAIRHRRFPILVMMALLLALLSGRSFAHPMPTTTVQLDLHSAYVTAEFALPLNELQLATGWKLVNNPQALHQYAASLHTYLAHHLALTAQNGAAWTVQLGQPTLSQMQQTSAGAYQEFMVAARLTPPAGEGTRDFTLKYDAIVREVKTHSVLVSIRRDWERGLNNESGNDSVEVGVIRADPRSGLVPLLPVNQAQGSMWQGFVGIFLLGLHHIASGTDHLLFLLTLLLPAPLLVAAGRWGTFGGTRRTLLNIVKITTAFTAGHSLTLLLGTLKIVNVPDAPIEALIAVSILVSAVHAWRPLFPGRELLIAGGFGLIHGLAFSYTLAELNLSSWQTALSLLGFNLGIEAMQLVVIAVTMPWLILLAQTKLYPAVRMMGAALAFCAALGWLGNRVGWRNPLGALADQLGAAGPWALLGLAMLAVMAFTITWRARTKG from the coding sequence ATGCGCGCCCAAGTCCCGCTGGCAATTCGTCACAGGCGTTTTCCCATTCTCGTGATGATGGCCCTTTTGCTCGCCCTGCTGTCCGGGCGCAGCTTTGCCCACCCGATGCCGACGACCACTGTGCAGCTCGATCTTCACAGCGCGTATGTGACGGCGGAATTCGCCCTGCCGCTGAACGAACTTCAGCTCGCTACCGGGTGGAAGCTGGTCAACAACCCGCAGGCACTGCACCAGTATGCCGCGTCCCTGCACACCTACCTCGCGCACCATCTGGCGCTGACCGCCCAGAACGGCGCGGCCTGGACCGTGCAGCTTGGTCAGCCGACGCTCTCGCAGATGCAGCAGACCTCGGCGGGGGCGTATCAGGAATTCATGGTGGCAGCCCGCCTCACGCCGCCCGCCGGAGAGGGAACACGCGATTTCACCCTGAAGTACGACGCCATCGTCCGCGAGGTCAAAACGCATTCGGTGCTGGTGTCGATCCGGCGCGACTGGGAACGCGGTCTGAACAACGAGAGTGGAAATGACAGCGTAGAGGTGGGCGTCATCCGGGCCGATCCGCGCAGCGGGCTGGTGCCGCTGCTCCCGGTGAATCAGGCGCAGGGGAGCATGTGGCAGGGTTTCGTGGGCATCTTCCTGCTGGGCCTGCACCACATCGCGTCCGGCACCGATCATCTGCTGTTTCTGCTGACGCTGCTGCTGCCCGCCCCGCTGCTGGTGGCCGCTGGTCGCTGGGGGACGTTTGGCGGCACCCGCAGAACGCTGCTGAACATCGTCAAGATCACCACCGCCTTTACCGCCGGGCACTCGCTGACGCTGCTCCTCGGCACCCTGAAGATCGTGAACGTGCCCGACGCGCCCATCGAGGCACTCATTGCGGTCTCGATCCTCGTGTCAGCAGTTCACGCGTGGCGGCCGCTCTTCCCGGGCCGAGAACTGCTGATCGCGGGCGGCTTCGGCCTCATTCACGGCCTGGCCTTCTCGTACACGCTGGCCGAGCTGAACCTCAGCTCATGGCAGACGGCGCTCAGCCTGTTGGGGTTCAACCTCGGCATCGAAGCGATGCAGCTCGTGGTGATCGCCGTGACCATGCCCTGGCTGATCCTGCTGGCGCAAACGAAGCTGTATCCGGCGGTTCGCATGATGGGTGCCGCGCTGGCATTTTGCGCGGCGCTAGGCTGGCTGGGCAATCGGGTGGGCTGGCGCAACCCGCTGGGTGCACTGGCCGATCAGCTCGGGGCCGCCGGGCCGTGGGCGCTCCTGGGCCTGGCGATGCTGGCTGTGATGGCGTTCACGATCACGTGGCGTGCCCGCACGAAGGGCTGA